GGGCCTTTGACCAGTATATCAACTTCTACATAAAGTTCTCGAAGCCGTTTACCTATACCATGGTTACCGACTCTATGCCCTTAGACAAGGGCGGACGCCTGCTTCCTACGGCCAAGGTGCTGCTGCACTTCAACACCTCGAAGGATGAGGTGGTGTATGCCAAGATTGGCATATCGGCGGTTGACATGGACGGAGCGCAGAAGAACCTGGAGGCAGAGATCCCTGCCTGGGATTTTGATGGGGTAAAGACAACCGCCCGCGCCATGTGGAACGACTACCTTTCGAAGGTGGATGTTAAAACAGACGATAACGACAAGAAGACAATATTCTACTCGGCCTTATACCATACAGCAATAAGCCCAAACCTGTTTAGCGATGTAGATGGCCGCTACTTGGGTATGGATTTGAAGGTGCGCCAGAGCAATGCCAACGATCCGATGTACACGGTCTTTTCGCTTTGGGATACCTTTAGGGCTTTCCATCCGCTTAAAACAATTATCGATCCGGAGATTAACCAGGCGTTCATTCGCTCGCTTATCCAGAAGTATAAGGAGGAGGGAGTATTCCCCATGTGGGAGCTTGGCGGTAACGAAACGGGCGAGATGCTTGGGTACCACGCCGTATCGGTTATTACCGACTCGTACGTTAAGGGATACCGAAACTTTGATGCCAAGGAGGCGCTAAAGGCAGGCGTTCGTACTGCCGAATACGACACCTCGAATATAAACTGCCCCCGTTTGGTGCTTCCTCGGTTGATGCCGCAGGCCAAGTACTGGAAAAATAAGGTTGGCTACGTGCCCTGCGATAAGGATAACGAGTCGGTTGCCAAGGCGCTGGAGTATGCCTACAACGACTGGTGTATTTCGGTCTTGGCCGATAGCTTAGGCGACAAGGAGGTGCACAGCAAGTACTCCAAGCTGGCCGAAGGGTATAAGCACTACTTCGATCCTTCTATCCGATTTATGCGAGGCAAGGATTCGCAGGGCAGCTGGCGTACTCCATTCAATCCTGCCGCATCTAACCACCGCAACGACGACTACTGCGAAGGAAATGCCTGGCAGTGGACATGGTTTGTACCTCACCATGTAGATGGGCTGGTGCAGCTAATGGGCGGAAAGGAGGCCTTTGCTGGTAAGCTCGACTCCCTGTTTGCTGCCAAATCAAAAATAGAGGGACATGCCGTATCGGCCGACATTTCGGGGCTTATTGGCCAGTATGCCCACGGTAATGAGCCCAGCCACCATATTACGCATCTGTACAACTACGTGGGACAGCCTTGGAAGACTCAGGCCTTGGCCGATAGCGTAATGCAGAGCTTATACTTTAACGCGCCAAACGGGTTGGCGGGCAACGAGGACTGCGGCCAGATGTCGTCGTGGTACATTCTCAATAGCATCGGATTCTATCAGGTTTGTCCCGGTAAGCCGGTATACTCCATTGGCCGCCCGCTATTTCGTAACGTTACCATCAACTTAGGCAACGGCCGTAAGTTTAGCGTTGTTACCAAGAATAATAGCCGCCAAAACAAGTATATCCAGTCGGTAACGCTTAACGGCAAGCCGCTAAGCCAGCCATTCTTTAGCCATGCCGATTTGGTTGCAGGAGGCACGCTGGAGGTTACCATGGGAAGCCAGCCAAGCTACCAAACCTTTAAGTAGCCACACTTCGAGGCGTATGCCTCGGTACAAATAGCCGCGAGAGGCTTTCTTCGTCAGCGTTTGCTGGCGGCGAAAGCCTCTCGTCGTATTTTATGGCACCGGATTTTGGCTCGCTGCAAAGGGGAATGTGCTACTCGAATAGCTTCGCATACCAAAAGGCAGTTAATTTATTCTTTTGATGCGGCTGTTTACAGCTTTTTGTTCTGCCTGCCTGCTTTTATAATGCCTACAGCAATAGTGGTTTATGAGGAACCTTTGGGCATAATATGTTTAATAAAATTTCACAAAACAAAAATTACCATCTTTTAAATTCTTGGGTTTTTATATCAGTAAGTAGGCCAACTATCAGGATTGCAAGGGCACATTTGGCTGCCGCAACGCTTAAATGCAGCAAACTTTTGTAGGCTAGAAGTGGTAGGAGTGAGGCTTTATCCGCTACCTACCCATAGCCGAGGTGTCGGAGATGGTTTTGTTACCCAGCAAAGAACGGTTGGCAGGCAAAAGCATCCAAGCATAGGCGTTCAAAGTTCTTTCGTACTACTTGTATTGGGGTTTGCAACGATGCAAGTAGGCAAAAGAGGGGCGGTAGCACCATTTGCAACGTTGCAAATGGGTAAATGGATGGCCAACGGGCCATTTGCAACGGTTCAAATGGATAAACTCTGACAAAATATCCGTTTGCAACAATGCAAATAGGTAAAATGGAGGCAAAAGCACGATTTGCAACGTTGCAAATCGAAAAACGGAGGCGGTTGCGCCATTTGCAACGTTGCAAATGGGTAAATAGGTAGCCAACGGGCTATTTGCAACAGAGTAAATGGCCAATTCATGACAAAATGTCTACTTGCAACGGTGTAGGTAGGTAAAAAGAAGGAGCAAGGTACTCTTGCAACGCTGCTTAAGGGTAAAAGTGATGTAGTAGGTCTGATTTGCATCTCATATTGAGGTAAAACAGCTATTTATATAGTAAGACGTTGGTTAGTCTCGGTTAAGGAATTTCTTTTTTTGTAGATCCGGCATCGGTAGTACGTTCCGAACGGGGGAGCCGGAGATTTCCATTAAAGGTGATTCTACATGGCGAAGGGCTTTGTTGCAGAAGGCTCCTTCTGCCTGGGCTACCGCTAAACCGTAGGGCTTGGCGCATGCCGCCGCATCGCTAGCCGTTATGGTCTTACTGGGTATAAACTTTTAATTGTCGAGCTTGTGCTATGGCTTCTAATGTACGGTTAGCTGATGTTGGCCTTACGGCCAGCTTACCATTTCTTCTCTACGAGGAAATTTGCTCCATAGGCTGCCACGTGTATCCTACACGTAGGTGCAGGCGCCATGTAAAAGGGCTTATGCCGCTTTCGTTTGCAACTTTGTTCCCATTGTATACCATTCTTTTTGTATTCATCTTTTTAAAACGTGACGAATGAATAAATTCCAGTCGTTTTTACGTAAATGCTTGCTAAACTCCCTGGTGGGTTTTAATAAGGACCTTAGAGGCATCCTTAAAGCAGCAAATCTTCCCGAGCTGGAAGCATCTAACGCATACAAGAGGTATCTGGATGTTTCCATGTTACTAGACGAAGGGCACATGCAGGCCCGTAAGAATCCGTTTACTGTGAAGTTGGGCGCCAATGTTCGCGCACGCAGTAAATCGTACCATGCTATAAATTTTGCCATTAAAAGCAATCTTAACTCTAATATTGATGCTGAACGAAATGCGGCTACCCTGCTTAATATGCTATTTTTGAGGTATAGCCCCGAGTTCTCCAGAACGTCGTACAGCGGTGCAACAGGTATGATAGCCAGCTTTATTCAGGAGCTAAAGCAGAAGCAGAATGTGGATGCGATAGCTGTTCTGAAGTTGGAAAACAAGGTTCAGCAGCTCCTCGACGACGATGCCAGCTGCGAGGCTAGCTACCTTCAGTGTATTGCTAAGAATATGGAGCAGGACGAGCACGTATCGGCCTCCAGCATTCGTAACAACTTTATTACAGCAGCTCGTAACGTTATCACCTTTATAGAGACGCAGGCTAGCGAGGACAAAAGCGGTAAGTGGGTCGAGCTGAATGGTAAGGTAGCTATTCATAATGCTAAGTTCGAAAGGGCAGAGGCTGTTCGTCAGGCTAACCTTAAGAAAAAACGTGAGGAAAAGAAAAAGCGATCTATGTGAACAAGATGTTATGCAATGGGGACTTAGGAAGAGGGGGGCTTTGCCCCCTTTTTTACGTTGAAGGTGGTGCTGCAGGAGGTTGGCTACCTGCTTTGGTGCTCGAATGCCGCCTTTTACGGATTGGGAGAGTAAATCCACTTGGTGATGGGGTACTGCCGATTAATTGAAAAGGGGGATGTACTAAAGAGGGGCTTGGCATGGCAGACCGTTGCCATTACAATAGCGCAGAAACTGTATTTGTTCTTTATGCTTCTGCCTTTTTGGTGGCTACTTGTGGGGAGTAGGGTGTAACTAGTCTCCTTTTACTACCCCTATACCTAAACCGTAGGATGTACAGGTGTAGGCGATAGGGGAGCTAGGGCGTGTGTGGTATCTGCAGATATTGCCATGCTAGCAGCTTACCATCTTTTTTTGCTACTCGAATTGAGCCTTTCTGCGAAGCTCCTCTATAAAGGCGGTGCCTATCCAGTAGATGTCGGTATTACCATTTTGTGGCGAGCGGTAAAAGCGGTCGATACTTTCGGCGCTTAGCTCATCTATGTGGTTGCTACCTCTGCGTGCCGAC
The sequence above is a segment of the Alistipes sp. ZOR0009 genome. Coding sequences within it:
- a CDS encoding GH92 family glycosyl hydrolase, encoding MKFGRLYVAATVVALSACAGVKSEYADYVNPFIGTGGHGHTFPGATVPYGMIQPSPDTRIFEWDSCSGYYYPDSTINGFSHTHLSGTGCCDYGDVLLMPTVGKQEYHSMGSQSQQMAYASSFSHNNEKAEPGYYSVFLDRYKVMAELTATKRAAIHRYTFPASKDAGFILDFDYSLQRQTNKEMTLEVISDTEIRGRKKTMYWAFDQYINFYIKFSKPFTYTMVTDSMPLDKGGRLLPTAKVLLHFNTSKDEVVYAKIGISAVDMDGAQKNLEAEIPAWDFDGVKTTARAMWNDYLSKVDVKTDDNDKKTIFYSALYHTAISPNLFSDVDGRYLGMDLKVRQSNANDPMYTVFSLWDTFRAFHPLKTIIDPEINQAFIRSLIQKYKEEGVFPMWELGGNETGEMLGYHAVSVITDSYVKGYRNFDAKEALKAGVRTAEYDTSNINCPRLVLPRLMPQAKYWKNKVGYVPCDKDNESVAKALEYAYNDWCISVLADSLGDKEVHSKYSKLAEGYKHYFDPSIRFMRGKDSQGSWRTPFNPAASNHRNDDYCEGNAWQWTWFVPHHVDGLVQLMGGKEAFAGKLDSLFAAKSKIEGHAVSADISGLIGQYAHGNEPSHHITHLYNYVGQPWKTQALADSVMQSLYFNAPNGLAGNEDCGQMSSWYILNSIGFYQVCPGKPVYSIGRPLFRNVTINLGNGRKFSVVTKNNSRQNKYIQSVTLNGKPLSQPFFSHADLVAGGTLEVTMGSQPSYQTFK
- a CDS encoding DUF6261 family protein; the protein is MNKFQSFLRKCLLNSLVGFNKDLRGILKAANLPELEASNAYKRYLDVSMLLDEGHMQARKNPFTVKLGANVRARSKSYHAINFAIKSNLNSNIDAERNAATLLNMLFLRYSPEFSRTSYSGATGMIASFIQELKQKQNVDAIAVLKLENKVQQLLDDDASCEASYLQCIAKNMEQDEHVSASSIRNNFITAARNVITFIETQASEDKSGKWVELNGKVAIHNAKFERAEAVRQANLKKKREEKKKRSM